One Paraburkholderia flagellata genomic window carries:
- a CDS encoding LysR family transcriptional regulator, which produces MELRHLRYFLAVCEERQFTRAAARLHMQQPPLSQQIQELEQELGFALFTRQPRGVELTAPGEAFAACARNLLRTLEQGVTHARRVALGQAGKLHVALTSSAAFHPLAPAVIRAYRDAHPDIAIELSEINAAEIIEMMMNAHVDVAILRKPIETPAELRFERIAQEHMLLVLPAGHRLAGTRAVSLKRLAGEPFIFVRRPGAPGMYADFVRACEAQGVQLRVVDEVPRMVTAINLVAAGGGVTLVPASMRRYQQESVRYCRVAGDEAFRAPLHLVTKPAVRNPAVERFRETVFAFVERSRESG; this is translated from the coding sequence ATGGAGCTACGTCACCTGCGCTACTTCCTCGCGGTTTGCGAAGAGCGCCAGTTCACACGCGCGGCCGCGCGCCTGCACATGCAGCAGCCCCCGCTGTCGCAGCAAATCCAGGAGCTCGAGCAGGAGCTGGGCTTCGCGCTTTTCACGCGGCAGCCTCGCGGCGTGGAGTTGACCGCGCCGGGCGAGGCGTTCGCTGCTTGCGCGCGCAACCTTCTGCGAACGCTGGAGCAGGGCGTCACGCATGCGCGGCGGGTGGCGCTCGGGCAGGCGGGCAAGCTGCATGTGGCGCTCACGAGTTCGGCAGCGTTTCATCCGCTCGCGCCAGCCGTGATCCGCGCGTATCGCGACGCGCATCCCGACATCGCCATCGAGCTTAGCGAGATCAACGCGGCCGAGATCATCGAGATGATGATGAACGCTCACGTCGATGTCGCGATCCTGCGCAAGCCGATCGAGACGCCCGCTGAGTTGCGCTTCGAGCGCATCGCTCAGGAACACATGCTGCTCGTGCTGCCGGCGGGGCACAGGCTGGCGGGTACGCGTGCGGTGTCGCTCAAGCGGCTGGCAGGCGAGCCGTTCATCTTCGTGCGGCGGCCAGGCGCTCCCGGCATGTACGCCGATTTCGTGCGTGCCTGCGAAGCCCAGGGCGTGCAGTTGCGCGTGGTCGACGAGGTGCCGCGCATGGTCACGGCGATCAATCTCGTGGCCGCGGGCGGCGGCGTGACGCTCGTGCCGGCTTCCATGCGGCGCTATCAGCAGGAGAGCGTGCGCTACTGCCGCGTGGCCGGGGACGAGGCGTTTCGCGCGCCGCTTCATCTCGTGACGAAGCCCGCCGTGCGCAATCCGGCGGTGGAGCGGTTCCGCGAAACGGTGTTTGCGTTTGTGGAGCGTTCGCGCGAGAGCGGCTGA
- a CDS encoding LysR family transcriptional regulator encodes MLDLNLLRALDALLDERNVTRAAQRMSLTQPAVSAMLTRLRESFGDPLFVRSQRGIVPTERALQLAAPLKQVLGEIEQMMQPRAFEPAEAQLTLTLASTDYALRAVVVPFLARLRQRAPGVRAVIVPVQHERLQAQLESGDVDMALITPETTPADLHARRLFDERYVCVMRADHPAAARRLTLERFCALDHALVSYAGGSLSGVTDEALARLGRARRVTVSVNSFLVLPDILLTSDLIAVVPSRLVKDAKGGAQGLAVAEPPLEIPGFTKTLAWHERTHRSPAHQWVRALLFETCEGLAGETPG; translated from the coding sequence ATGCTCGATCTGAACCTCCTGCGGGCGCTCGACGCCCTGCTCGACGAACGCAACGTCACGCGCGCCGCGCAGCGTATGTCGCTCACGCAGCCGGCTGTGAGCGCGATGCTGACGCGCCTGCGTGAGAGTTTCGGCGATCCGCTGTTCGTGCGCTCGCAACGTGGCATCGTGCCGACCGAGCGCGCGCTGCAGCTTGCCGCGCCGCTCAAGCAGGTGCTGGGCGAAATCGAGCAGATGATGCAGCCGCGCGCCTTCGAGCCGGCCGAGGCGCAGCTGACGCTCACGCTCGCCTCGACCGACTACGCGTTGCGCGCGGTCGTCGTGCCGTTTCTGGCGCGTCTGCGGCAAAGGGCGCCCGGCGTGCGGGCCGTGATCGTGCCGGTCCAGCACGAGCGCCTTCAGGCGCAACTGGAAAGCGGCGACGTGGATATGGCCCTGATCACGCCGGAGACCACGCCCGCCGACCTGCACGCACGCCGCCTCTTCGACGAGCGCTACGTATGCGTGATGCGCGCGGATCACCCCGCCGCCGCGCGGCGGCTGACGCTGGAGCGGTTTTGCGCGCTCGATCACGCGCTGGTGTCGTATGCGGGCGGGAGCCTGAGCGGCGTGACGGATGAGGCGCTGGCGCGCTTGGGGCGCGCGCGGCGCGTGACGGTGTCGGTAAACAGTTTTCTCGTCCTGCCCGATATTTTGCTGACGAGTGATCTGATTGCGGTCGTGCCGTCCCGGCTCGTGAAGGACGCGAAAGGCGGTGCGCAAGGGCTCGCCGTGGCCGAACCGCCGCTCGAGATACCGGGGTTCACCAAAACGCTCGCATGGCACGAGCGCACGCATCGCTCACCCGCGCATCAGTGGGTGCGGGCGCTGTTGTTCGAGACGTGCGAGGGCTTGGCGGGCGAGACGCCGGGGTGA
- a CDS encoding SRPBCC domain-containing protein has product MNEIFWPEDYLPGTTDNFCSNEVIVAGLSTADVWPLLNKATAWPGYYSNSADVGFHGGRGPELSAGARFHFKTFGFPVQAKVTEHVPPAAGQPARVAWHGWAEGDEETRLDVLHAWLIEDLSGGRVRVLTQESQKGKPAEELAKTRPNPMINGHQDWLDGLIEAARKVKGARS; this is encoded by the coding sequence ATGAACGAGATTTTCTGGCCCGAAGACTATTTGCCCGGCACGACCGACAACTTCTGTTCCAACGAAGTGATCGTCGCGGGCCTTTCCACCGCCGACGTCTGGCCGCTGCTGAACAAAGCGACCGCGTGGCCGGGCTATTACAGCAATTCCGCGGACGTTGGCTTCCACGGCGGCCGGGGCCCCGAACTGAGCGCGGGCGCGCGCTTTCACTTCAAAACCTTCGGCTTTCCGGTGCAGGCCAAAGTGACCGAACACGTGCCGCCGGCTGCGGGCCAGCCTGCGCGCGTGGCGTGGCACGGCTGGGCGGAGGGCGACGAAGAAACGCGCCTCGACGTACTGCACGCATGGCTCATCGAAGACCTTTCCGGTGGCCGCGTGCGCGTGCTTACGCAGGAATCGCAGAAGGGCAAGCCCGCCGAGGAACTGGCGAAAACGCGCCCGAATCCGATGATCAACGGGCATCAGGACTGGCTCGACGGCCTCATCGAAGCCGCGCGCAAGGTCAAGGGAGCACGGTCATGA